The genome window TTATGCTCTTCTTTTACGCAGAAGTAAGCCTTTTCAATGGTTTGGTGTCGCTATACTGGATTCACCGTTCGTGGCGCCGTGTTTTTTCCAGGCGTGTCAGCATTACATTCCTTTTATTAAGCCTTCCGCTGGCCGGCTTTGGCGTTTACCTGGGAAGGGTCAGGCGCATGAACAGCTGGGACATTATCCATGATCCAAGGGCTATCCTGAACAACCTGATTGAAAGCGCGATGGACCGGACCGCCTGGGTTTTCAGTATGGAAATTGGCATGTTGCTAGGGATTTTATATCTGGTGCTGTGGGTTATCGTTCGTTTCAGGATCAGGTATAGCAAGAAGAATCAGGCAGTGGAGTAGGGATTTAGTCATGAAATCAATGTCACTTTGATATGCAGATATCCGATAACGTTAAGGACTCTTATTCTTCACAATATAATGATGACTCCGTTTCCTGGCGCAACACCGGTGCCAAATACAAGGCGCGTAACATTGTAGCACTTTCCAGACACATTAAATTCAAAAATGTGCTCGAAGTAGGCGCAGGGGAGGGAAGTATCCTGAACTGGCTTTCTCAGTGGGATTTTTGCCAGGACCTTAATTGCGTTGAAATTTCGGAAAGCGGCATTGGCTTAATCAAGTCAAAGCAAATCAAGCACCTGAACGACGTCCTGCTTTTTGACGGATACCAAATCCCTTATCCGGATAACCATTTTGATCTGGTTATCTGTTCGCATGTCTTGGAGCACGTCGAGCATGAGCGCATCCTTTTAAGGGAAATCAAACGGGTCTCTAAATATCAGATTTTCGAAGTGCCCATTGATTTTTCTTTTTATGTAGATAAAAAAGTCAAGCATTTCCTATCCTACGGGCACATTAACATTTACACGCCTGCATTACTCCGGTTCCTGCTGATGTCTGAGAACTTTCAGATCAAAAAGGACATTTGCCATCTTTATGATGACGAAGTGATCAAGCCGCTTTT of Dyadobacter chenhuakuii contains these proteins:
- a CDS encoding class I SAM-dependent methyltransferase, which translates into the protein MQISDNVKDSYSSQYNDDSVSWRNTGAKYKARNIVALSRHIKFKNVLEVGAGEGSILNWLSQWDFCQDLNCVEISESGIGLIKSKQIKHLNDVLLFDGYQIPYPDNHFDLVICSHVLEHVEHERILLREIKRVSKYQIFEVPIDFSFYVDKKVKHFLSYGHINIYTPALLRFLLMSENFQIKKDICHLYDDEVIKPLFKNNPSGFYLTKIKHFVLRLFPYLMGIKPNAYAVLTEKTEKDLSIF